The Panicum virgatum strain AP13 chromosome 5K, P.virgatum_v5, whole genome shotgun sequence genome has a window encoding:
- the LOC120708614 gene encoding uncharacterized protein LOC120708614 has product MRIQNSKRTRTADVLSRSPAHPSPAHPVPSTLWNVSKEDRSQSAAAQAHSAVVLAPPHQLSSSSERARVHGTSLLWLLLRLRPRLCLRARHPVVDWLRTQRLRRHRTACSLARLCGVVAGRPRRWRAGGRTDIGGDHDLFGIRSAARGEPRRGAMDAPFFHELRRQASSYLTGKIRSARLALTDVTPTQLMTEEATNGDASPPNVKTMGLIARQAFEIDEYVRIAGILHRRLAGFDRRQWREAYKALLLLEHLLTHGPRSVAAEFQKDRDAIARMATFQHIDEKGFNWGQTVKSKSERVLKLLERGPFLEEERERARQIAREIKGFGSFNLSSASRAVAQPPGDDGGHGYGRSNSQYEERWRRDDGDCDGGRGYGRSNSRFEERWRREDGDEGDKENLVTQPEPPPLAREVEAEEPHHRHPFHGFGQQPPEAMLLLSQ; this is encoded by the exons ATGcggattcaaaattcaaaacgcACACGCACTGCTGACGTTTTGTCACGGTCGCCGGCCCATCCATCGCCGGCCCATCCCGTCCCGTCCACCCTTTGGAACGTTTCAAAGGAGGATCGGAGTCAGAGCGCAGCAGCACAGGCGCACAGCGCGGTGGTGCTCGCTCCCCCCCACCAATTAAGCTCGTCCAGTGAGCGCGCGCGCGTCCACGGCACCTCcttgctctggctgctgctccgtCTCCGCCCCCGCCTGTGCCTGCGCGCGCGTCACCCGGTGGTGGATTGGTTGCGCACCCAACGGCTCCGCCGGCATCGTACCGCTTGTTCGCTTGCGAGATTGTGCGGAGTGGTTgctggccggccgcggcggtggcgggcgggcgggcgcacCGATATAGGTGGCGACCACGACCTCTTTGGGATTCGATCGGCGGCAAGAGGAGaaccgcggcgcggcgccatgGACGCGCCCTTCTTCCACGAGCTCAGGCGGCAGGCGTCCTCCTACCTCACCGGCAAGATCCGCTCCGCGCGGCTCGCGCTCACCGACGTCACCCCGACGCAGCT CATGACGGAGGAGGCGACGAACGGGGACGCGTCGCCGCCCAACGTCAAGACGATGGGGCTCATCGCCCGGCAGGCGTTCGAGATCGACGAGTACGTCCGGATCGCGGGCATCCTGCACAGGCGCCTCGCAGGCTTCGACCGGCGGCAGTGGCGCGAGGCCTACAAGGCGCTCCTCCTCCTGGAGCACCTCCTCACGCACGGGCCCCGGAGCGTCGCGGCGGAGTTCCAGAAGGACAGGGACGCCATCGCCCGGATGGCCACCTTCCAGCACATCGACGAGAAAGG CTTCAACTGGGGCCAGACGGTGAAGAGCAAGTCGGAGCGCGTGCTCAAGCTGCTGGAGCGGGGCCCGTTcctggaggaggagcgggagcgCGCGCGCCAGATCGCGCGGGAGATCAAGGGCTTCGGCAGCTTCAACCTCAGCAGCGCCTCGCGCGCCGTCGCGCAGCCGCCAGGTGACGACGGCGGCCACGGGTACGGCCGGAGCAACTCGCAGTACgaggagcggtggcggcgcgacgaCGGCGACTGCGACGGAGGCCGCGGGTACGGCCGGAGCAATTCGCGGTTCgaggagcggtggcggcgagagGACGGCGACGAGGGTGACAAGGAGAACCTGGTGACAcagccggagccgccgcctctgGCACGGGAagtggaggcggaggagccgcaccaccgccaccccttcCACGGGTTCGGGCAGCAACCGCCAGAGGCGATGCTGCTCCTGAGCCAGTGA